A window of Novosphingobium terrae contains these coding sequences:
- a CDS encoding spermidine synthase: protein MDRARVPDGVELQLLRSGDDFIIAIGDNELMSTDIYASEQSLAHLTCQRLGARAAPQLLIGGYGMGYTLRAALDSLGADAQVIVAEIMPEIIAWARGPMRQITGDCLDDPRVHLVVDDVAMLIHAAVDAYDAILLDVDNGPEGLTRRWNDGLYSMQGLHAARKALRPGGILAIWSADADEAFTRQLCAAGFQVSEEEVDALRQADGTCHHIWFATNP, encoded by the coding sequence CGCCATTGGCGACAATGAGCTGATGAGCACGGATATTTACGCCTCGGAACAGTCGCTGGCGCATTTGACCTGCCAACGGCTGGGCGCGCGCGCGGCGCCGCAACTCCTCATCGGCGGCTATGGCATGGGCTATACGCTGCGCGCCGCGCTGGATTCGCTTGGCGCGGATGCGCAGGTGATCGTGGCGGAAATCATGCCTGAAATCATTGCATGGGCGCGCGGGCCGATGCGGCAGATCACCGGCGACTGCCTGGATGACCCCCGGGTTCATCTGGTGGTCGATGATGTGGCGATGCTGATCCATGCTGCTGTCGATGCCTATGACGCCATTTTGCTGGACGTCGACAACGGGCCGGAAGGGCTGACGCGCCGCTGGAATGACGGGCTTTATTCCATGCAGGGCCTGCATGCGGCGCGAAAGGCGCTCAGGCCGGGGGGCATTCTGGCCATCTGGTCAGCCGATGCCGATGAGGCTTTCACCCGCCAATTGTGCGCTGCCGGTTTTCAGGTGAGCGAAGAAGAGGTGGATGCCTTGCGTCAGGCGGACGGCACCTGTCACCATATCTGGTTCGCAACCAATCCATGA
- the rarD gene encoding EamA family transporter RarD — protein sequence MTESLAAPAVPADRSPLIASISCFTFWGLLPILFIWADRLGAGAMEIVAWRIIWALPWAIALVLVAGQGGHLRRLPRHTLAALLLSAALIAVNWSIYVWAVCSGHTISASLGYYLNPLLNMAAGAVLFKERIDRPGRIAIALAAVGVALQGWALGEFPWVSLGLAFTFCGYGIVRKSAVVEAQTGLLVECMILVIPAAIYAFLLHRAGHGVFGTTPMVSLVLALGGPSTVIPLALFAFAARRMPLTAIGFLQFIAPTLQFMVGVETGETMSPLRAFSFLFIWAGVLVFVVGAWQKFRVQRRA from the coding sequence ATGACCGAAAGCCTGGCCGCCCCCGCTGTTCCTGCAGACCGTTCGCCGCTGATCGCGAGCATCTCCTGTTTCACCTTTTGGGGGTTGCTGCCGATCCTCTTCATCTGGGCAGACCGGCTGGGGGCCGGCGCGATGGAGATCGTGGCCTGGCGGATCATCTGGGCGCTGCCCTGGGCCATCGCGCTTGTGCTTGTGGCGGGTCAGGGCGGGCATCTGCGCCGCTTGCCGCGGCATACGCTGGCGGCGCTGCTGCTGTCGGCCGCGCTGATCGCGGTCAATTGGTCGATCTATGTCTGGGCTGTCTGCTCGGGCCACACGATTTCGGCCAGCCTTGGCTATTACCTCAATCCCTTGCTCAACATGGCGGCGGGGGCGGTGCTGTTCAAGGAACGGATCGACCGCCCGGGGCGCATCGCCATCGCGCTGGCTGCCGTGGGCGTGGCCTTGCAGGGATGGGCGCTTGGCGAATTCCCATGGGTGTCGCTGGGCTTGGCCTTCACCTTTTGCGGCTATGGCATCGTGCGCAAATCCGCCGTGGTGGAGGCGCAGACGGGCCTGCTGGTCGAATGCATGATCCTGGTGATCCCGGCTGCCATCTATGCCTTCCTGCTGCATCGCGCCGGGCATGGCGTGTTCGGAACGACGCCGATGGTCTCGCTGGTGCTGGCTCTGGGCGGGCCGTCCACGGTGATCCCGCTGGCCCTGTTTGCCTTCGCCGCGCGGCGCATGCCCCTGACCGCCATCGGCTTCCTGCAGTTCATCGCGCCCACACTGCAATTTATGGTCGGGGTCGAGACCGGCGAGACGATGTCGCCGCTGCGCGCCTTTTCCTTCCTCTTCATCTGGGCGGGGGTGCTGGTGTTCGTTGTCGGGGCCTGGCAAAAATTCCGGGTCCAGCGGCGGGCGTGA
- a CDS encoding TonB-dependent receptor — protein sequence MRKLLLCTVGLSCVLPGVSHAADQDAVAGVGLKDIIVTAQRREESLQRAAVPVNVISGADLVAAGASNATLLNAQVPALTVEPSSTGNLIFMRGVGNFTVVPTSDPAIAFNYDGVYVGRPTSTTGSFFDLARVEVLKGPQGTLYGRNATGGALNVIPERPRPGENSGYGTISYGNYNALNIEGAVNLAMGEHGAARLSGTLTRRDGYLSDGTSDDRTEGLRFQMMGRLTDALTVRIGADYAHNGGYGYSVSYTGKFTLNPATGAYAFAPANIPLSEGLYSPASQAFRQGVYVGVSGRLLNALTPMPYQNNDFYGTNAEITWTTGIGTVTFIPAWRYSHLDYLSDAAAFFAKQRETDEQYSGELRLNGNRLGMFDYVLGAYYYHERENYHQVIDIMAQESWADQGITTQSWAPFARLTAHVSDRLRLVGGLRYTHDQKSFNSTSISGTIVCAATVGGVPTCPNAPLLPVLDSPAQLPFPFPAAGVLPIAGTGAIVSRSDATFNSQLTNQRVTWRAAVEYDLAPRSLAYASVETGYRSGGFSASVGHETYQPEYITAYTIGVKNRLLDNRLQLNLEGFWWDYVNQQVNHVGLDSTGRTSNFTDNIGASRIYGVEGDIKALVAPHTLLSADVQYLHAQNRSFVYTTGASSPPLVGCPYTLSGAVYVINCSNYPANNAPRWTVNLAAQQTIPLGDYNLVLGVDTQYKSSHYINFYYISQGGGLVGGAWQSNAQIAFGPANSRWTFAIYMRNMENNRIPVFMSPAPLLSTTVVGTTPPRTYGARFSVKF from the coding sequence ATGCGTAAGCTGTTGTTGTGCACAGTGGGACTGTCATGCGTGCTGCCGGGCGTGTCCCATGCCGCGGATCAGGATGCCGTCGCAGGGGTCGGGCTGAAGGACATCATCGTGACGGCCCAGCGTCGCGAGGAAAGCCTGCAGCGCGCGGCGGTTCCGGTGAACGTGATTTCGGGCGCGGATCTGGTGGCCGCCGGGGCGAGCAACGCCACCTTGCTCAATGCGCAGGTGCCCGCCCTGACGGTGGAGCCCAGCAGCACGGGCAATCTGATCTTCATGCGCGGCGTGGGCAATTTCACCGTGGTGCCCACCAGCGATCCGGCGATCGCCTTCAACTATGACGGCGTGTATGTCGGCCGCCCGACCTCGACCACGGGGTCCTTTTTCGATCTGGCGCGGGTCGAGGTGCTGAAAGGGCCGCAGGGCACGCTCTATGGCCGCAATGCGACGGGCGGCGCGCTCAATGTCATCCCGGAACGCCCCAGGCCGGGAGAGAATTCAGGCTATGGCACGATCAGCTACGGCAATTACAATGCGCTCAACATTGAAGGCGCCGTCAATCTGGCCATGGGTGAGCATGGCGCGGCGCGCCTGTCAGGCACGCTGACACGGCGCGACGGCTATCTGAGCGATGGCACCAGCGACGACCGCACCGAGGGCCTGCGCTTTCAGATGATGGGCCGGTTGACCGATGCTCTCACCGTGCGGATCGGGGCCGATTACGCGCATAATGGCGGCTATGGCTACAGCGTCTCCTACACGGGCAAGTTCACGCTGAACCCCGCGACGGGCGCCTATGCCTTTGCCCCAGCGAACATTCCGCTGAGCGAAGGGCTCTATTCCCCGGCCTCTCAGGCGTTTCGTCAGGGGGTCTATGTGGGCGTGTCGGGGCGGCTGTTGAATGCCCTGACCCCGATGCCCTACCAGAACAATGATTTCTACGGCACCAATGCCGAGATCACATGGACCACCGGCATCGGAACGGTCACCTTCATCCCGGCCTGGCGTTATTCCCATCTGGATTATCTGTCGGACGCCGCCGCATTCTTCGCCAAACAGCGCGAGACGGATGAACAATACAGCGGCGAGCTGCGCCTGAATGGCAACCGCCTTGGCATGTTCGATTATGTTCTGGGCGCCTATTACTATCACGAGCGCGAAAACTACCATCAGGTGATCGACATCATGGCGCAGGAATCCTGGGCGGATCAGGGCATCACCACCCAAAGCTGGGCGCCTTTCGCGCGGCTGACGGCCCATGTCTCGGATCGGCTGCGGCTGGTGGGCGGCCTGCGCTACACGCATGACCAGAAGAGTTTTAACAGCACCAGCATTTCCGGCACGATCGTCTGCGCGGCGACGGTGGGCGGCGTGCCGACCTGCCCCAATGCGCCCTTGCTGCCGGTGCTCGACAGCCCGGCGCAGCTGCCCTTCCCCTTTCCGGCGGCGGGCGTGCTGCCCATTGCCGGCACGGGTGCCATCGTCTCACGCAGCGATGCCACCTTCAACAGCCAGCTGACCAACCAGCGCGTCACCTGGCGCGCGGCGGTGGAATATGACCTCGCGCCGCGTTCTCTGGCCTATGCCAGCGTGGAGACGGGCTATCGCTCGGGCGGTTTCTCGGCCTCGGTGGGGCATGAAACCTATCAGCCGGAATACATCACAGCCTACACCATCGGCGTGAAGAACCGGCTGCTGGACAACCGGCTGCAGCTCAATCTCGAAGGGTTCTGGTGGGATTACGTCAACCAGCAGGTCAACCATGTCGGGCTTGATTCAACGGGGCGCACCTCGAACTTCACCGATAACATCGGCGCCTCGCGGATCTATGGCGTGGAAGGCGACATCAAGGCTCTGGTGGCCCCCCACACGCTGCTGAGCGCGGATGTGCAATATCTGCACGCGCAGAACCGCTCCTTCGTCTACACCACGGGCGCCTCCTCGCCGCCGCTTGTGGGCTGCCCCTACACGCTGTCAGGCGCGGTCTATGTGATCAACTGCTCGAACTATCCGGCCAACAATGCGCCGCGCTGGACAGTCAATCTGGCCGCGCAGCAGACGATCCCGCTGGGCGACTACAATCTGGTGCTGGGCGTCGACACCCAATACAAGAGCAGCCATTACATCAACTTCTACTACATCTCGCAGGGCGGCGGTCTGGTGGGCGGCGCGTGGCAAAGCAACGCCCAGATCGCATTCGGCCCCGCCAACAGCCGGTGGACCTTCGCCATCTATATGCGCAACATGGAAAACAACCGGATTCCGGTGTTCATGTCGCCCGCGCCTCTGCTCTCCACGACGGTCGTGGGCACCACCCCGCCCAGAACCTATGGCGCCAGATTTTCCGTCAAATTCTAG
- a CDS encoding LysR substrate-binding domain-containing protein, producing MKLTQIRDVLAVAEMGSLRAAGRHLGIAQPVITRSIRDLEKELEVVFFERHVKGIRLTEGGEAFIRRAKMVQAELRRLQEEMSTLKGNATGEVTLGLSTASVMVFMPAIVQRFYKRFPDVVLKVSESLFPPIEKQIVEGRVDIYVGPVNMGGIAPSLMVEPLFDNRRLVVARRGHPLSGAKSLADLTGAEWIRPTLSTRSTEGDFDNAFEEMGLPEPKIVLHARSALVALIALAKSDLLTVLPRQWLDVPGLSREIQTMDLIEPLKAPPMCIVTRRDMPLTPIAEYLCDLLRRVGANYAFNQDVAEG from the coding sequence ATGAAGCTCACGCAAATTCGCGACGTGCTGGCGGTTGCGGAAATGGGCAGCCTGCGCGCGGCAGGGCGGCATCTGGGCATTGCCCAGCCGGTGATCACCCGCTCGATCCGCGATCTTGAGAAGGAGCTGGAGGTTGTCTTTTTCGAGCGGCACGTCAAGGGCATCCGCCTGACCGAGGGCGGCGAGGCCTTCATCCGCCGCGCCAAGATGGTGCAGGCCGAATTGCGCCGTTTGCAGGAAGAGATGAGCACGCTGAAAGGCAATGCCACCGGCGAGGTGACGCTGGGCCTCTCCACCGCATCGGTGATGGTGTTCATGCCCGCCATCGTCCAGCGCTTCTACAAACGCTTTCCCGATGTGGTGCTCAAAGTGTCGGAAAGCCTGTTCCCCCCGATCGAGAAGCAGATCGTCGAGGGGCGGGTCGATATCTATGTCGGGCCGGTGAATATGGGCGGGATCGCCCCCTCGCTGATGGTAGAGCCCCTGTTCGACAACCGCCGTCTGGTGGTGGCGCGGCGCGGCCATCCCCTGTCAGGCGCGAAGAGCCTCGCCGATCTGACCGGGGCGGAATGGATACGCCCCACGCTCTCCACCCGCAGCACCGAGGGCGATTTCGACAATGCCTTCGAGGAGATGGGCCTGCCCGAACCCAAGATCGTGCTGCATGCGCGATCGGCGCTGGTGGCGCTGATCGCTCTGGCCAAATCCGATCTGCTGACCGTGCTGCCGCGCCAGTGGCTCGACGTGCCGGGCCTCTCACGCGAGATCCAGACGATGGACCTGATCGAACCGCTCAAGGCGCCGCCGATGTGCATCGTCACCCGCCGCGACATGCCGCTGACCCCCATTGCCGAATATCTGTGCGATCTGTTGCGCAGGGTCGGCGCCAATTATGCCTTCAACCAGGATGTGGCGGAGGGCTGA
- a CDS encoding aromatic ring-hydroxylating dioxygenase subunit alpha: MAQQSSPTLADVHTPPLHNHWYVAGYADEFDEGLHERMFLDRSIVIYRKQDGDLVGLQNRCAHRSFPLAHGWREGDTLRCRYHGARYDAEGRLVEIPSMAACPRVSVRRYPMRIAGPLAWIWMGPPDAPGPLPETPWLGEGWTYATGQYPLQGNWLLMAENLMDLTHIPFLHASTFAFPKGFAQAPIKLEVAGERLSFYRDNPPAYHRSGMMRPALSDALEAAGFTARSTVEFVSPALTFGRGEFFPTQGAMPQPDYMWRVAHFMTPETQGRTHYWYFHARNYDLADAALTEQIRALVVAGFDEDKFAIEQIQRMHDEDRHAYSEVQFRSDAPAVAMRRIVAAMAAREAQA; the protein is encoded by the coding sequence ATGGCACAGCAATCATCCCCCACTCTGGCAGATGTTCACACCCCGCCGCTGCACAATCACTGGTATGTGGCCGGCTATGCCGATGAGTTCGACGAAGGCCTGCATGAGCGCATGTTTCTCGATCGCTCGATCGTCATCTACCGCAAGCAGGATGGCGATCTGGTGGGCTTGCAGAACCGCTGCGCTCATCGCTCCTTCCCGCTGGCGCATGGCTGGCGCGAGGGCGACACGCTTCGCTGCCGCTATCACGGCGCCCGCTATGATGCGGAGGGCCGGCTGGTCGAGATTCCCAGCATGGCCGCCTGCCCGCGCGTCTCCGTGCGGCGCTATCCCATGCGGATTGCGGGGCCTCTGGCGTGGATCTGGATGGGCCCGCCCGATGCGCCCGGGCCGCTGCCCGAAACGCCCTGGCTGGGCGAGGGATGGACCTATGCCACGGGGCAGTATCCGCTGCAGGGCAACTGGCTGCTGATGGCCGAAAACCTGATGGATCTGACGCATATCCCCTTTCTGCATGCCAGCACCTTCGCCTTTCCCAAAGGGTTTGCGCAGGCGCCCATCAAGCTGGAGGTGGCCGGTGAAAGGCTGAGCTTTTACCGTGACAATCCGCCTGCCTATCACCGCTCCGGCATGATGCGCCCGGCCCTGTCCGATGCGCTGGAGGCGGCGGGCTTCACTGCGCGCAGCACGGTCGAATTCGTCTCGCCCGCGCTGACCTTCGGCCGGGGCGAGTTCTTTCCCACGCAGGGCGCCATGCCTCAGCCCGATTACATGTGGCGCGTCGCCCATTTCATGACGCCCGAAACGCAGGGCCGCACGCATTACTGGTATTTCCATGCGCGCAACTACGATCTGGCCGATGCGGCGCTGACCGAGCAGATCCGTGCGCTGGTCGTGGCCGGTTTCGATGAGGACAAATTCGCCATCGAACAGATCCAGCGCATGCATGATGAGGACCGCCACGCCTATAGCGAGGTGCAGTTCCGCTCCGACGCTCCGGCGGTGGCCATGCGCCGCATCGTGGCCGCCATGGCCGCGCGTGAGGCGCAGGCTTGA
- a CDS encoding DUF1330 domain-containing protein, whose product MPEVAAPPTAPMEAFLVIAMDIKDDAWLAPYFDTVPDLLAEYGAVWVAASRHITRVEGEKPGPVPDRVAILRFPSRAALDSFFADPRYAPFRAMRLAGSDADLFAFESKSEAG is encoded by the coding sequence ATGCCCGAGGTAGCCGCGCCCCCAACCGCTCCGATGGAGGCCTTTCTGGTCATCGCCATGGACATCAAAGATGACGCATGGCTGGCCCCCTATTTCGATACGGTGCCGGACCTGCTGGCAGAGTATGGCGCGGTGTGGGTGGCCGCATCGCGCCACATAACGCGGGTGGAGGGGGAGAAGCCGGGGCCGGTGCCGGACCGTGTCGCCATCCTGCGCTTTCCCTCACGCGCGGCGCTCGACAGCTTCTTCGCCGACCCGCGCTATGCCCCCTTCCGCGCGATGCGGCTGGCCGGATCGGACGCGGATCTGTTTGCCTTCGAAAGCAAGAGCGAAGCGGGCTGA
- a CDS encoding aromatic ring-hydroxylating dioxygenase subunit alpha — MPFARNAWYVAALPAEVTDKPLGRKLLGEPIVLYRTPEGTVAALLDLCPHRFAPLSMGMLVGGHLQCPYHGLEFDGAGRCTLNPHGNGARPASLNVRAFPTVERDDLVWIWMGEAADADPALIPDYSCRIAAGRRTIGGHMRVDCNYRLLVDNLMDLGHAQYVHRANAQSDAFDRVEREVVAEDRCIQNLMKLPGGSPTVFVSKFLDVGNQTVDLWNDIRWYPVSAMLNFIAFAISGTPKEESMNSMGTHIVTPETDESCHYFYGASRNFAIDDLRVDDDFRAWQRQALLIEDKPMVEAIEGLRAVIARHALKPAMLACDEAAVRVSRRIDAMERETA, encoded by the coding sequence ATGCCCTTTGCCCGCAACGCCTGGTATGTGGCGGCCCTGCCCGCGGAAGTGACCGACAAGCCGCTGGGCCGCAAGCTGCTGGGCGAGCCCATCGTCCTCTATCGCACGCCCGAGGGCACGGTGGCGGCGCTGCTCGATCTGTGCCCGCACCGTTTCGCCCCGCTCAGCATGGGCATGCTGGTGGGCGGCCATCTGCAATGCCCCTATCACGGGCTGGAGTTCGATGGCGCGGGGCGCTGCACGCTCAACCCGCATGGCAATGGCGCGCGACCGGCCTCGCTGAATGTCCGCGCCTTTCCCACGGTGGAGCGCGACGATCTGGTGTGGATCTGGATGGGCGAGGCCGCCGATGCCGACCCCGCGCTGATCCCCGATTACAGCTGCCGCATCGCCGCCGGGCGGCGCACCATTGGCGGCCATATGCGGGTGGACTGCAACTATCGCCTGCTGGTCGACAATCTGATGGATCTGGGCCACGCGCAATATGTCCACCGCGCCAACGCCCAGTCCGACGCTTTCGACCGGGTCGAGCGCGAGGTGGTGGCCGAGGACCGCTGCATCCAGAATTTGATGAAGCTGCCCGGCGGATCGCCCACGGTCTTCGTGTCGAAATTCCTCGATGTGGGCAATCAGACGGTGGATCTGTGGAATGACATCCGCTGGTATCCCGTCAGCGCGATGCTCAATTTCATCGCCTTCGCCATTTCGGGCACGCCCAAGGAGGAGAGCATGAACTCCATGGGCACGCATATCGTCACGCCCGAGACCGATGAAAGCTGCCACTATTTCTACGGCGCCTCACGCAATTTCGCCATTGACGACCTCAGGGTGGACGATGATTTCCGCGCCTGGCAGCGCCAGGCCCTGCTGATCGAGGACAAGCCGATGGTCGAGGCGATCGAGGGCCTGCGCGCGGTGATCGCCCGCCATGCGCTCAAGCCCGCCATGCTGGCCTGCGACGAGGCGGCGGTGCGCGTGTCGCGCCGGATCGATGCCATGGAGCGGGAGACGGCCTGA
- a CDS encoding FAD-dependent monooxygenase, producing MREGEDIGRPLVVIVGAGPAGLGAAIELGSRQIPCLVLERNARAGHAPRAKTTHVRTREHLRRWGIADELAKAAPFGVDYPSHVHFVTRLGGPGIARFDHALSCSPARDERYSEHGQWIPQYKLEAVMRAHAATLPDVTLAFGQEYLGFEQDADGVRLRIRDVARGEERAITADYLIGADGARSSVREHMGATMQGTHGLSRNYNTIFRAPGLAQAHGHGPGIMFWQLNSEVPSLIGPMDDDDRWFFMPTLVGKDVTYSQDEVRDLIRRSTGIDMDYEILSSDEWIASRLLADRYRQGRVFLTGDACHLHPPYGGFGMNMGIADSVDLGWKIAAVLQGWGGPALLDSYEAERRPAHDFVLDEAEANHALSPNRLSKPGLEDMTPEGEAARTELADYIRTAKHGEFYALGVVLGICYEHSPVIVPDGSDAHWTRSHDYVPSAMPGCLAPHRWLADGRSLYDLFGPGFTLLALGGGGGGGDGEDDDEDLARAEAEAAAQAVPLRVVRLDDPALDGLYQARRALIRPDQHVAWRGAAWPETGLLTHVTGRAPSPAHQHSANVA from the coding sequence ATGCGTGAGGGAGAGGACATCGGGCGGCCCCTGGTCGTCATCGTGGGGGCGGGCCCTGCCGGTCTGGGCGCCGCGATCGAGCTGGGCAGCCGACAGATCCCCTGCCTGGTGCTGGAACGCAATGCGCGCGCCGGCCATGCCCCCCGCGCCAAGACCACCCATGTCCGCACGCGCGAACATCTGCGCCGCTGGGGCATCGCCGATGAGCTGGCCAAGGCCGCGCCTTTTGGCGTGGATTACCCCTCGCATGTGCATTTCGTCACGCGGCTGGGCGGGCCGGGCATCGCGCGCTTCGATCATGCGCTCAGCTGCTCGCCCGCGCGCGATGAGCGCTATTCCGAGCATGGCCAATGGATTCCGCAATATAAGCTCGAAGCGGTGATGCGCGCCCATGCCGCCACGCTGCCCGATGTGACGCTGGCCTTCGGGCAGGAGTATCTGGGGTTCGAGCAGGATGCCGATGGCGTGCGCCTGCGCATCCGCGATGTGGCAAGGGGTGAGGAACGCGCCATCACCGCCGACTATCTGATCGGCGCCGATGGCGCGCGCAGTTCGGTGCGCGAGCATATGGGCGCAACAATGCAGGGCACCCATGGGTTGTCGCGCAACTACAACACGATCTTTCGCGCGCCCGGCCTCGCGCAAGCGCATGGGCATGGGCCGGGCATCATGTTCTGGCAATTGAACAGCGAGGTGCCCAGCCTGATCGGCCCGATGGACGATGATGACCGCTGGTTCTTCATGCCCACGCTGGTCGGCAAGGATGTGACCTATTCGCAGGACGAGGTCCGCGACCTGATCCGCCGCTCGACCGGGATCGACATGGATTATGAAATCCTGAGCAGCGACGAGTGGATCGCCAGTCGCCTGCTGGCCGACCGCTATCGGCAGGGCCGCGTGTTCCTGACAGGCGACGCATGCCACCTGCACCCGCCCTATGGCGGCTTTGGCATGAACATGGGCATCGCCGATTCCGTCGATCTGGGCTGGAAGATCGCGGCGGTGCTGCAAGGCTGGGGCGGCCCCGCCCTGCTCGACAGCTATGAGGCCGAACGCCGCCCCGCCCATGACTTCGTGCTGGATGAGGCAGAGGCCAATCATGCGCTTTCGCCCAACCGCCTGTCCAAGCCCGGCCTTGAGGATATGACACCCGAAGGCGAGGCCGCCCGCACGGAACTGGCCGACTACATCCGCACCGCCAAGCATGGGGAATTCTATGCTCTGGGCGTGGTGCTGGGCATTTGTTACGAGCATTCTCCGGTGATCGTGCCCGATGGCAGCGATGCGCACTGGACCCGCTCGCATGACTATGTGCCCAGCGCCATGCCGGGCTGCCTTGCCCCGCATCGCTGGCTGGCGGACGGGCGCTCGCTCTATGACCTGTTCGGGCCGGGCTTTACGCTGCTGGCATTAGGCGGGGGCGGGGGCGGAGGCGACGGCGAGGATGACGACGAGGATCTGGCCCGCGCCGAGGCGGAAGCGGCGGCGCAGGCCGTCCCCCTGCGCGTGGTGCGGCTCGACGATCCGGCGCTGGACGGCCTCTATCAGGCGCGCCGGGCGCTGATCCGTCCTGACCAGCATGTCGCCTGGCGCGGCGCGGCCTGGCCCGAAACCGGCCTGCTGACCCATGTCACCGGACGGGCGCCGTCGCCGGCCCATCAACACAGTGCTAATGTGGCCTGA
- a CDS encoding alpha/beta fold hydrolase, with amino-acid sequence MTNPDLHITRWGQQGSRIVMVHGSAQGSSVGGDAHFSAQQVLGDQGWQVLVPDRPGHGQSPSAGRPDDFELDGLWAADLLGDGGHLVGHSYGGLVALAAAAARPQAVRSLTLIEAAMQHLTLDDPRTQTFLREMGEAMQGATSLADLAVRFSKVAGIPEGIRGRRGVAEQEAVGRGLSAIKLPTPERVRELVEAVKANGIPLLTVSGGWNPGIDASSEKAAEITGGRYVRIDSPHHFPQEHAPDAFNEVFTAFLHEAERQHA; translated from the coding sequence ATGACCAACCCCGATCTTCACATCACCCGCTGGGGCCAGCAGGGCAGCCGTATCGTCATGGTGCATGGCAGCGCGCAGGGCTCCTCCGTGGGCGGCGACGCGCATTTCTCGGCTCAGCAGGTGCTGGGCGACCAAGGCTGGCAGGTGCTGGTGCCCGACCGCCCCGGCCATGGCCAGAGCCCCTCGGCCGGGCGGCCCGACGATTTCGAGCTGGACGGCCTGTGGGCCGCCGATCTGCTGGGCGATGGCGGCCATCTGGTCGGCCACAGCTACGGCGGTCTGGTGGCGCTGGCGGCAGCAGCGGCGCGGCCCCAGGCGGTGCGCTCGCTGACGCTGATCGAGGCGGCCATGCAGCATCTCACGCTCGATGATCCGCGCACGCAGACATTCCTGCGCGAGATGGGCGAGGCGATGCAGGGCGCCACCTCGCTGGCCGATCTGGCGGTGCGCTTCTCGAAAGTTGCGGGCATTCCCGAAGGCATCCGCGGCAGGCGCGGCGTCGCAGAGCAGGAGGCCGTGGGCCGTGGCCTCTCCGCCATCAAGCTGCCCACGCCCGAACGGGTGCGCGAGCTGGTCGAGGCGGTGAAGGCCAACGGCATCCCGTTGCTCACCGTATCGGGCGGATGGAACCCGGGCATCGATGCCAGCAGCGAAAAGGCCGCCGAAATCACCGGTGGCCGTTATGTGCGCATCGATAGCCCGCACCACTTCCCGCAAGAGCATGCGCCAGACGCCTTCAATGAGGTGTTCACGGCCTTCCTCCACGAGGCTGAACGCCAGCACGCCTGA
- a CDS encoding VOC family protein, producing MMSPAHPPAARSAPNLMFSHMGLSVIDIDRMERFYTDVLGFTVTDRGELDMGMKLVFLSRDPLDHHQIVLATGRPPALPDNVHATQFGPSINQISFKMGSIADLRDIHQRLQEDGANHIFPGNHGIAWSIYAHDPEGNNLEFFVDSDWYMDQPFLIPLDFSLSDEGIYEQTRAMCEKSPGFEPYGVWRDRVAKRMTPFMAAPFKG from the coding sequence ATGATGAGCCCCGCCCATCCCCCCGCCGCCCGCTCCGCGCCCAATCTGATGTTCAGCCATATGGGGCTCAGCGTCATCGACATCGACCGTATGGAGCGGTTCTACACCGATGTGCTGGGCTTTACAGTCACCGATCGCGGCGAGCTGGACATGGGCATGAAGCTGGTGTTCCTCTCGCGCGATCCGCTGGACCATCACCAGATCGTGCTGGCCACGGGCCGCCCGCCCGCCCTGCCAGACAATGTGCATGCCACCCAGTTCGGCCCCAGCATCAACCAGATTTCCTTCAAGATGGGCAGCATCGCGGATCTGCGCGACATCCATCAGCGCCTGCAGGAGGATGGGGCCAACCACATCTTCCCCGGCAACCACGGCATCGCATGGAGCATCTATGCCCATGATCCGGAAGGCAACAATCTGGAATTCTTCGTCGATTCAGACTGGTACATGGACCAGCCCTTCCTCATCCCGCTCGATTTCTCGCTGAGCGACGAGGGCATCTACGAACAGACCCGCGCCATGTGTGAAAAATCCCCCGGTTTCGAGCCCTATGGCGTCTGGCGCGATCGCGTCGCCAAGCGGATGACACCCTTCATGGCGGCCCCGTTCAAGGGCTGA